The Streptomyces sp. NBC_01268 genome window below encodes:
- a CDS encoding FadR/GntR family transcriptional regulator, with protein sequence MSTLAHTMMTAARSVESGLGAPGDLDRYPYAEAPGADRVGPPAWEGAETDLGRVGRRTAGNRGRGLHGQLVQQLGQMIVSGDLGADRPLVPEEIGQRFEVSRTVVRESLRVLEAKGLVSARPNVGTRVRPVSDWNLLDPDIIEWRAFGPQRDDQRRELNELRWTIEPLAARLAAGHGREDVQQRLADMVEIMGHAYAQGDGITFSRADAEFHALLIQLAGNRMLEHLSGIVAAALQVSGAPVTGCDRPGEACLVHHARIVDALAAGDAHGAETAMRQLLTVHPEVDRVVPAPREH encoded by the coding sequence GTGAGTACCCTTGCGCACACGATGATGACCGCCGCCCGTTCCGTCGAGTCCGGCCTCGGCGCCCCGGGCGATCTCGACCGCTACCCCTACGCGGAGGCGCCGGGAGCCGACCGCGTCGGCCCGCCCGCCTGGGAGGGGGCGGAGACGGACCTCGGCCGCGTCGGCCGCAGGACCGCCGGCAACCGTGGCCGCGGACTGCACGGACAGCTCGTCCAGCAGCTCGGCCAGATGATCGTCTCGGGCGACCTCGGTGCCGACCGCCCCCTCGTGCCGGAGGAGATCGGACAGCGCTTCGAGGTCTCGCGCACCGTGGTCCGCGAGTCGCTGCGCGTACTGGAGGCCAAGGGCCTCGTCAGCGCCCGCCCCAACGTCGGCACCCGGGTCCGGCCGGTCAGTGACTGGAACCTCCTCGACCCGGACATCATCGAGTGGCGCGCCTTCGGTCCGCAGCGCGACGACCAGCGCCGCGAGCTGAACGAGCTGCGCTGGACCATCGAGCCCCTCGCCGCCCGGCTCGCCGCCGGTCACGGGCGTGAGGACGTCCAGCAGCGCCTCGCCGACATGGTCGAGATCATGGGCCACGCCTACGCCCAGGGCGACGGCATCACCTTCTCCCGCGCGGACGCCGAGTTCCACGCCCTGCTCATCCAGCTCGCGGGCAACCGCATGCTGGAGCACCTCTCCGGCATCGTCGCCGCCGCGCTCCAGGTGTCCGGCGCCCCCGTCACCGGCTGCGACCGCCCCGGCGAGGCCTGCCTCGTGCACCACGCCCGGATCGTCGACGCCCTCGCCGCAGGGGACGCCCACGGCGCCGAGACGGCCATGCGCCAGCTGCTGACCGTCCACCCCGAGGTGGACCGGGTCGTCCCGGCTCCCCGCGAGCACTGA
- a CDS encoding RNA polymerase sigma factor — protein MSASTSRTLPPEIAESESVMALIERGKADGQIAGDDVRRAFEADQIPPTQWKNVLRSLNQILEEEGVTLMVSAAESPKRARKSVAAKSPAKRTATKTVTARTTVTKTVSAATAAPAAESADSSDEAGSPAKKAAAKKTVAKKTVAKKTVAKKTAAKKTSKKDDEELIEGEELLEDAAPGKDEEETEGENKGFVLSDEDEDDAPAQQVAVAGATADPVKDYLKQIGKVPLLNAEQEVELAKRIEAGLFAEDKLANSDKLAPKLKRELEIIAEDGRRAKNHLLEANLRLVVSLAKRYTGRGMLFLDLIQEGNLGLIRAVEKFDYTKGYKFSTYATWWIRQAITRAMADQARTIRIPVHMVEVINKLARVQRQMLQDLGREPTPEELAKELDMTPEKVIEVQKYGREPISLHTPLGEDGDSEFGDLIEDSEAVVPADAVSFTLLQEQLHSVLDTLSEREAGVVSMRFGLTDGQPKTLDEIGKVYGVTRERIRQIESKTMSKLRHPSRSQVLRDYLD, from the coding sequence GTGTCGGCCAGCACATCCCGTACGCTCCCGCCGGAGATCGCCGAGTCCGAGTCTGTGATGGCGCTCATTGAGCGGGGAAAGGCTGATGGGCAGATCGCCGGCGATGACGTGCGTCGGGCCTTCGAGGCTGACCAGATTCCGCCAACCCAGTGGAAGAATGTTCTGCGCAGCCTCAATCAGATCCTCGAGGAAGAGGGTGTGACGCTGATGGTCAGTGCAGCGGAGTCGCCGAAGCGCGCCCGCAAGAGCGTCGCTGCGAAGAGCCCGGCCAAGCGCACCGCCACCAAGACCGTCACCGCCAGGACGACCGTGACGAAGACCGTCTCGGCCGCCACCGCGGCCCCGGCGGCCGAGAGCGCGGACTCGTCCGACGAGGCCGGCTCGCCCGCCAAGAAGGCCGCAGCCAAGAAGACCGTCGCCAAGAAGACGGTCGCCAAGAAGACCGTCGCCAAGAAGACGGCCGCGAAGAAGACGTCCAAGAAGGACGACGAAGAGCTGATCGAGGGCGAGGAGCTGCTCGAGGACGCCGCCCCCGGCAAGGACGAGGAAGAGACCGAGGGCGAGAACAAGGGCTTCGTCCTGTCCGACGAGGACGAGGACGACGCCCCGGCCCAGCAGGTCGCCGTCGCCGGTGCCACCGCGGACCCGGTCAAGGACTACCTCAAGCAGATCGGCAAGGTCCCGCTGCTCAACGCCGAGCAGGAGGTCGAGCTCGCCAAGCGCATCGAGGCCGGTCTGTTCGCCGAGGACAAGCTGGCGAACTCCGACAAGCTGGCCCCCAAGCTCAAGCGCGAGCTGGAGATCATCGCCGAGGACGGCCGCCGCGCCAAGAACCACCTCCTGGAGGCCAACCTCCGTCTGGTGGTCTCGCTGGCCAAGCGCTACACCGGCCGCGGCATGCTCTTCCTGGACCTGATCCAGGAGGGCAACCTGGGTCTGATCCGTGCGGTCGAGAAGTTCGACTACACCAAGGGCTACAAGTTCTCCACGTACGCCACCTGGTGGATCCGTCAGGCGATCACCCGCGCCATGGCCGACCAGGCCCGCACCATCCGTATCCCGGTGCACATGGTCGAGGTCATCAACAAGCTGGCCCGTGTGCAGCGCCAGATGCTCCAGGACCTGGGCCGCGAGCCCACCCCGGAGGAGCTGGCCAAGGAACTCGACATGACCCCCGAGAAGGTCATCGAGGTCCAGAAGTACGGCCGTGAGCCGATCTCGCTGCACACCCCGCTGGGCGAGGACGGCGACAGCGAGTTCGGTGACCTCATCGAGGACTCCGAGGCCGTCGTCCCGGCCGACGCGGTGAGCTTCACGCTGCTGCAGGAGCAGCTGCACTCCGTGCTCGACACGCTCTCCGAGCGTGAGGCGGGCGTCGTATCCATGCGCTTCGGTCTCACCGACGGGCAGCCGAAGACGCTCGACGAGATCGGCAAGGTCTACGGCGTGACGCGTGAGCGCATCCGTCAGATCGAGTCGAAGACCATGTCGAAGCTGCGTCACCCGTCGCGTTCGCAGGTGCTGCGCGACTACCTCGACTGA
- a CDS encoding DUF4192 domain-containing protein: MNTNRHESHGSSAAPQITLRGPAELADALPFMLGFHPSDSVVLVALHGERGRFGGRARLGIPGSPHEWPETAEHLAECLVEGSTRRGDRPDAIVVFLCQDPAPGETGRRVMERLRPFAQRLRTACGALDVPVLEALCISDGLYFSYCCPDNRCCPPDGTPLALSGTSVMAASAAYAGIQVRGSLKDMEARLTPRESDTDPSRTSAQRAALGEAAFVLVPKILGTPAGQGRQEVRATTLELARTLIERLSEPLGSPTARAADSPHDVLTGRAGLTVGRGHLSADAADDARLTPEEAAALILGLQDRDTRDQAAEWMEGPEAAGALRLWRALSRRCVAPYQEYAAAPLALAGWVAWSSGDEPSARVALSLALDADPEYLFARLLHQACNEGLDPESLRSCLRKERDARHAAAGEPEPDENDDQATDHGPGRAEERSGGRTAARSRARVADRPAGPRPRVAAMRTTRRGGAGRAPMRDAGAVRRGVTAPRSAVVRRVGRRGTRSGG, translated from the coding sequence ATGAACACGAACCGCCACGAATCCCATGGCTCCTCCGCCGCCCCGCAGATCACTCTGCGTGGCCCCGCCGAGCTGGCCGACGCACTGCCGTTCATGCTCGGCTTCCACCCCAGCGACTCCGTCGTGCTCGTCGCACTCCACGGCGAGCGCGGCCGCTTCGGAGGCCGGGCCAGGCTCGGCATTCCCGGCTCGCCCCACGAATGGCCCGAGACCGCCGAGCACCTGGCCGAATGCCTCGTCGAGGGCAGCACCAGGCGCGGCGACCGCCCGGACGCCATCGTCGTCTTCCTCTGCCAGGACCCCGCCCCCGGCGAGACGGGACGCCGGGTCATGGAGCGGCTGCGCCCCTTCGCCCAGCGCCTGCGCACCGCCTGCGGAGCACTGGACGTCCCCGTCCTCGAAGCCCTCTGCATCTCCGACGGCCTCTACTTCTCCTACTGCTGCCCCGACAATCGCTGCTGCCCACCGGACGGCACACCCCTCGCCCTTTCCGGTACGTCGGTGATGGCGGCGTCCGCTGCCTACGCGGGGATCCAGGTGCGCGGATCCCTCAAGGACATGGAGGCCCGGCTGACGCCGAGGGAGTCCGACACCGATCCGTCGCGTACCTCGGCCCAGCGCGCGGCCCTGGGCGAGGCCGCCTTCGTCCTCGTGCCCAAGATCCTCGGCACGCCGGCCGGACAGGGACGTCAGGAGGTCCGCGCGACCACCCTCGAGCTCGCCCGGACCCTGATCGAGCGGCTCTCGGAGCCGCTCGGGAGCCCGACGGCCCGTGCCGCCGACAGTCCCCACGACGTGCTCACCGGCCGGGCGGGCCTCACCGTGGGCCGCGGACACCTGTCGGCCGACGCCGCCGACGACGCCCGCCTCACCCCCGAGGAGGCCGCCGCGTTGATCCTCGGACTCCAGGACCGGGACACCCGCGACCAGGCCGCCGAATGGATGGAAGGTCCCGAGGCCGCCGGGGCCCTGCGGCTCTGGCGGGCCCTGTCGCGACGCTGCGTCGCCCCTTACCAGGAGTACGCGGCGGCCCCGCTGGCGCTGGCCGGCTGGGTCGCCTGGTCCAGCGGCGACGAGCCCTCCGCCCGCGTCGCCCTCAGCCTCGCACTGGACGCCGACCCCGAGTACCTCTTCGCCCGCCTGCTGCACCAGGCGTGCAACGAGGGCCTCGACCCGGAATCCCTCCGCAGCTGCCTCCGCAAGGAGCGCGACGCCCGACACGCGGCGGCCGGGGAACCGGAGCCGGACGAGAACGACGACCAGGCCACCGATCACGGCCCCGGCCGGGCGGAGGAGCGGTCCGGCGGCCGGACCGCGGCGCGAAGTCGCGCACGGGTCGCCGACCGGCCCGCCGGACCCCGCCCCCGCGTGGCCGCCATGCGGACCACGCGCCGCGGGGGAGCGGGCCGCGCCCCCATGCGCGACGCCGGAGCCGTCCGGCGCGGGGTGACGGCGCCGAGGAGCGCGGTCGTCCGGCGGGTTGGGCGGCGGGGGACGAGGAGCGGCGGATGA
- a CDS encoding DUF7455 domain-containing protein — MTTVLTPASPLTAADRCDRCGAQAYLRVVLTSGGDLLFCAHHGRKFEPELKKIAAEIQDETDRLTDVPARTMGDEH; from the coding sequence GTGACTACTGTTCTGACACCCGCGAGCCCCCTGACGGCCGCTGACCGCTGCGACCGCTGCGGCGCCCAGGCATACCTGCGCGTCGTCCTGACGAGCGGCGGTGACTTGCTCTTCTGCGCCCACCACGGACGCAAGTTCGAGCCGGAACTCAAGAAGATCGCCGCAGAAATACAGGACGAGACGGACCGGCTCACGGATGTGCCGGCCCGCACGATGGGCGACGAGCACTGA
- a CDS encoding ABC transporter ATP-binding protein codes for MLQAIGLTSTPRRDRPPAVDDLTFEARPGTVTALLGPAGSGKTTTLRLMLQLEPGRGVTYFRGRPLHRVARPAREVGVLFGDVPGHPSRTLRSQLRMLCAAAGVPGGRADDMLRAVGLTGVHDQRIGTLPLAMDRRLGLASALLGDPHALLLDEPAAGLSVRESAWLYELLRAHADEGGTVLYTTTDAKDAARNADRVVALDGGRLVADQDAAEFARTRLRPRVAVRTPHATRLAAVLAQESRAARRPVEIVTEGGNRLSVYGSDCATVGESAFRNGVLIHRLADETGDSRPPADASAPHPAAPATTTPHPAAPDHSPAPAAPRRAPEAAPDQAPEVAPEGRPAVRRRRALNRSPLRPLRYEIRRLLGVPSTLLVVVGVLLVSVTLSVLLARSGRTPLPAVLAGWPGISPLPPAALGAGLLGAFSFAEEYRYPALTTGRGAVPRRLGLLLAKMAVAAAVGAVLAVLAVVVDLEALRLVYGGELIPVPRNWATLSANWFGLVIGCAWAGVLGAGVFRAAAAGVAAVLAVPVLLAPPLRTALAGASGRSVAGLPARLREFASVEWSSAADRWVMGALKVVGQPVGVALALTLTVLLCAYVLTGLRGRARW; via the coding sequence ATGCTCCAGGCCATCGGACTCACCAGTACCCCCCGCCGGGACCGCCCGCCCGCCGTGGACGATCTCACCTTCGAGGCCCGGCCGGGCACCGTCACCGCCCTGCTCGGGCCGGCCGGCTCCGGCAAGACCACCACCCTGCGCCTCATGCTCCAGCTCGAACCGGGCCGCGGCGTCACCTACTTCCGGGGCCGGCCGCTGCACCGCGTCGCACGCCCGGCCCGCGAGGTGGGCGTTCTCTTCGGCGACGTCCCCGGACACCCCTCACGCACCCTGCGCAGCCAGCTGCGCATGCTCTGCGCCGCCGCCGGAGTGCCCGGCGGCCGGGCCGACGACATGCTCCGGGCGGTCGGCCTCACCGGCGTCCACGACCAGCGGATCGGCACGCTGCCGCTCGCCATGGACCGCCGACTCGGCCTCGCCTCCGCCCTGTTGGGCGACCCACACGCACTGCTGCTCGACGAACCCGCCGCCGGACTCTCCGTACGCGAGAGCGCCTGGCTGTACGAACTGCTGCGCGCACACGCCGACGAGGGCGGCACCGTGCTCTACACCACCACGGACGCCAAGGACGCGGCCCGCAACGCCGACCGGGTCGTCGCCCTCGACGGCGGGCGGCTCGTCGCCGACCAGGACGCCGCCGAGTTCGCCCGCACCCGGCTCCGGCCCCGCGTCGCCGTCCGCACCCCGCACGCGACCCGGCTCGCCGCCGTCCTCGCCCAGGAGTCCCGCGCCGCCCGCCGCCCCGTCGAGATCGTCACGGAGGGTGGCAACCGCCTCTCCGTCTACGGCAGCGACTGCGCCACCGTCGGCGAGAGCGCCTTCCGCAACGGCGTGCTCATCCATCGACTGGCCGACGAGACCGGCGACAGCCGTCCACCCGCGGACGCTTCCGCGCCCCACCCCGCCGCTCCGGCCACCACCACGCCCCATCCCGCCGCTCCCGACCACTCGCCCGCCCCTGCGGCCCCCCGACGGGCCCCCGAGGCCGCCCCCGACCAGGCCCCCGAGGTCGCCCCGGAGGGGCGGCCCGCCGTCCGCCGGCGCCGCGCCCTGAACCGTTCGCCGCTGCGGCCCCTGCGTTACGAGATCCGCCGACTGCTCGGTGTGCCCTCCACCCTTCTCGTCGTCGTGGGCGTCCTGCTCGTCTCCGTGACCCTCTCCGTACTGCTGGCCCGCAGTGGGCGCACTCCGCTGCCCGCCGTCCTGGCCGGCTGGCCCGGGATCTCCCCGCTCCCGCCGGCGGCGCTCGGGGCGGGGCTGCTCGGCGCCTTCTCGTTCGCCGAGGAGTACCGCTACCCCGCGCTCACCACCGGGCGCGGCGCCGTCCCGCGCCGCCTGGGCCTGCTGCTCGCCAAAATGGCCGTCGCGGCGGCCGTCGGCGCGGTCCTCGCGGTCCTGGCCGTCGTCGTCGACCTGGAGGCGCTGCGGCTCGTCTACGGCGGCGAGTTGATTCCCGTACCCAGGAACTGGGCGACGCTGTCGGCGAATTGGTTCGGGCTCGTGATCGGCTGCGCCTGGGCCGGGGTGCTCGGTGCCGGCGTCTTCCGGGCCGCGGCGGCCGGGGTCGCCGCGGTCCTCGCCGTACCGGTGCTCCTCGCCCCGCCGCTGCGGACGGCACTCGCGGGGGCGTCCGGGCGCTCCGTTGCGGGACTTCCGGCCCGGCTCCGCGAGTTCGCGAGCGTCGAGTGGTCCTCGGCCGCGGACCGCTGGGTCATGGGGGCGCTGAAGGTGGTCGGACAGCCCGTAGGGGTGGCGCTCGCGCTGACGTTGACGGTCCTGCTCTGCGCCTATGTGCTCACGGGCCTTCGCGGCAGGGCCCGTTGGTGA
- a CDS encoding glycogen debranching N-terminal domain-containing protein, with amino-acid sequence MAPSSAQAPGPPAGHPPPAGATGANRPGELPAVHDALVGVALPALAVSARHAQLTGAGLEGVYLSGRRLLSCCVLRVAGREPVPLQGRSTTADRADFLGAVRTPGDAGPDPGLTVERSREADGTERITLRSSSPRAVRLPVEIALGTDLADLGAVAAGRQGPELSASVHGTGLRWTGTDGSAASVTADPPPDDALAAAGLLRWEAELAPGGTFTLTLRVRGERAARHPGAGAGRPGGHVLADAAAEGDDPRLGELLAASIDDLRALLQRDPAHPADVHLAAGVPWRCGPVTAEALWAARMALPLGTRLAVTTLRALARTQLRGTGDGSGRIPGPLRDAGPHLPPRCTGVEATLAFPAVLAEARRWGLPEQDLTELLPAAERCLEWLRGALDTHGFVQESGPAGPARAETQAHAHRAAVLGADLLDACGRPGGEAWREWARALRDRFRDRFWLDDPHGGRPALARTPDGRLLPYLGGWAAHLLDTGLTAGGAAAPGLLDKSQTERLARLLTSPAMDSGWGLRGLGTKEPGYNPFGHRSGAVRVHETSVAVAGLAAAGYEAEAAALLRGVVDAATAFDHRLPEMYAGERRTSGSLPAPHPAACRPAAVAAAAPVHLLTVLIGVRPDAPGRTVALHPLRSAPLGEVRLSGLRVAGEPFAARVGRLGLGMVEEAAPGLQLGV; translated from the coding sequence ATGGCCCCCAGCTCCGCCCAGGCCCCCGGGCCCCCCGCCGGACACCCGCCCCCCGCCGGAGCCACCGGAGCGAACCGCCCCGGTGAACTGCCCGCCGTGCACGACGCCCTCGTCGGCGTCGCCCTGCCCGCCCTCGCCGTCAGCGCGCGGCACGCGCAGCTCACCGGTGCCGGTCTCGAAGGGGTCTACCTCTCCGGACGCAGGCTCCTCTCCTGTTGTGTCCTACGCGTCGCCGGTCGCGAACCCGTCCCCCTCCAGGGCCGCTCGACCACCGCGGACCGCGCCGACTTCCTCGGCGCCGTGCGCACGCCCGGCGACGCCGGACCCGACCCCGGGCTCACCGTGGAGCGCTCGCGCGAGGCGGACGGGACCGAGCGGATCACCCTGCGCAGCTCCTCCCCCCGCGCCGTGCGGCTCCCCGTGGAGATCGCTCTGGGTACGGATCTCGCGGACCTGGGCGCGGTGGCGGCCGGACGGCAAGGACCCGAACTCTCCGCCAGCGTCCACGGCACCGGGCTGCGCTGGACGGGCACCGACGGCAGCGCGGCCTCGGTCACCGCGGACCCTCCGCCCGACGACGCCCTCGCGGCGGCCGGACTGCTCCGCTGGGAGGCCGAGCTCGCCCCCGGCGGCACCTTCACCCTCACCCTCCGGGTCCGCGGCGAACGGGCCGCCCGGCACCCGGGTGCCGGCGCGGGCCGCCCCGGAGGCCACGTCCTCGCCGACGCCGCCGCCGAAGGGGACGACCCGCGCCTCGGCGAGCTGCTGGCCGCCTCGATCGACGACCTGCGCGCCCTGCTCCAGCGCGACCCCGCCCACCCCGCCGACGTCCACCTCGCGGCCGGAGTGCCCTGGCGCTGCGGACCCGTCACCGCCGAAGCCCTCTGGGCAGCCCGCATGGCCCTTCCGCTCGGCACCCGACTGGCCGTCACCACCCTCCGCGCCCTCGCCCGCACCCAACTCCGGGGAACCGGCGACGGATCCGGCCGCATCCCCGGGCCGCTCAGGGACGCCGGCCCCCACCTCCCGCCCCGGTGCACCGGAGTCGAGGCCACCCTCGCCTTCCCGGCCGTGCTCGCCGAAGCCCGCCGCTGGGGCCTGCCCGAGCAGGACCTCACCGAACTGCTGCCCGCGGCCGAGCGGTGCCTGGAGTGGCTCCGCGGGGCCCTCGACACCCACGGGTTCGTCCAGGAGTCGGGGCCCGCCGGACCGGCACGCGCCGAGACCCAGGCCCACGCGCACCGGGCCGCCGTGCTCGGCGCCGATCTCCTCGACGCCTGCGGGCGGCCGGGCGGCGAAGCCTGGCGGGAGTGGGCGCGGGCGCTGCGCGACCGGTTCCGGGACCGGTTCTGGCTCGACGACCCGCACGGCGGACGCCCCGCGCTCGCCCGGACCCCCGACGGACGTCTCCTGCCGTACCTCGGAGGCTGGGCGGCGCACCTCCTCGACACCGGACTCACAGCCGGCGGCGCCGCCGCCCCCGGGCTGCTCGACAAGAGCCAGACCGAGCGGCTGGCGAGACTCCTCACCTCTCCCGCGATGGACTCCGGCTGGGGGCTGCGCGGCCTCGGTACGAAGGAGCCGGGGTACAACCCGTTCGGGCACCGGTCCGGAGCGGTGCGGGTGCACGAGACCTCGGTGGCCGTCGCGGGACTCGCGGCGGCGGGGTACGAGGCCGAGGCCGCCGCGCTGCTGCGCGGGGTCGTCGACGCGGCGACGGCCTTCGACCACCGCCTCCCCGAGATGTACGCGGGGGAGCGGCGGACCTCAGGCTCGCTGCCCGCGCCGCACCCGGCCGCCTGCCGGCCCGCGGCGGTGGCGGCCGCCGCGCCGGTCCACCTGCTGACCGTGCTGATCGGCGTCCGCCCGGACGCCCCCGGCCGGACGGTCGCCCTGCATCCGCTCCGCTCGGCCCCGCTCGGCGAGGTCCGGCTGTCCGGACTGCGCGTCGCGGGCGAGCCGTTCGCGGCCCGCGTCGGCAGGCTCGGTCTCGGCATGGTCGAAGAAGCGGCCCCCGGCCTCCAGCTGGGGGTGTGA
- a CDS encoding serine protease, which yields MSRPIARALTGALGLIATAAPPFAAAAPAVADSVVVGGQPARIADAPWVVALSSRDRFGGTRAGQFCGGVVVAPTKVLTAAHCLGREALGGEPWQVPDFKVIAGRTSLRGPGGEEVRVSGTWVNPDYDPSTNSGDLGVLTLEKALPASYVIAVAAPGDAAQEPGTAADVYGWGDTTGNGTYAMSLRSAQVQVLPDAACERAYPGRVGVAYRGDTMVCAGDPQGGRDACQGDSGGPLVAKGRLIGLVSWGSGCGQAENPGVYTRVSTVLPQRY from the coding sequence ATGAGTCGTCCCATCGCCCGAGCATTGACCGGTGCCCTGGGCCTGATCGCGACGGCGGCGCCGCCGTTCGCCGCCGCCGCACCCGCGGTCGCGGACAGTGTCGTGGTCGGCGGTCAGCCGGCCCGGATCGCCGACGCGCCGTGGGTCGTCGCGCTCTCCAGCCGTGACCGGTTCGGGGGTACGCGGGCGGGACAGTTCTGCGGCGGGGTGGTCGTCGCGCCCACCAAGGTGCTCACGGCGGCCCACTGCCTGGGCCGTGAGGCCCTCGGGGGCGAGCCCTGGCAGGTGCCCGACTTCAAGGTCATCGCGGGCCGTACGTCGCTGCGTGGACCCGGCGGGGAGGAGGTCCGGGTCTCCGGAACCTGGGTCAACCCGGACTACGACCCGTCGACCAACTCGGGGGACCTGGGGGTCCTCACCCTGGAGAAGGCCCTGCCGGCCTCGTACGTGATCGCGGTGGCGGCACCGGGCGACGCCGCGCAGGAGCCGGGGACGGCGGCCGACGTCTACGGCTGGGGCGACACGACCGGGAACGGCACGTACGCGATGTCGCTGCGCTCGGCACAGGTGCAGGTGCTCCCGGACGCGGCCTGTGAACGCGCGTACCCGGGCCGTGTCGGTGTGGCGTACCGCGGCGACACCATGGTGTGCGCGGGTGATCCCCAAGGGGGCAGGGACGCCTGCCAGGGGGACAGCGGAGGCCCGTTGGTGGCCAAGGGCCGGCTGATCGGCCTGGTGTCCTGGGGAAGCGGCTGCGGTCAGGCGGAGAACCCGGGGGTCTACACGCGGGTCTCCACGGTGCTGCCGCAGCGTTACTGA
- a CDS encoding NUDIX hydrolase translates to MPPYDPSAFPPFAVTVDLVVLTVRRHALCALVVKRGEQPFQGCWALPGGFVRENEDLDGAAARELVEETGLCVHDPGAPGPVPGTGAHLEQLATYGAPDRDPRMRVVSVAHLALAPDLPAPRAGGDANSARWAPVEDLLVPEGAGAHEDGQPEPLAFDHARILADGVERARSKIEYSSLATAFCPSEFTVGELRRVYEAVWGVALDPRNFHRKVTGTPGFLVPAGGTTTRQGGRPAQLFRAGGATLLNPPMLRPEV, encoded by the coding sequence ATGCCTCCCTACGACCCGTCGGCCTTTCCGCCCTTCGCTGTCACCGTCGACCTGGTCGTGCTCACCGTGCGGCGCCATGCCCTGTGCGCCCTGGTCGTGAAACGGGGTGAGCAGCCCTTCCAGGGATGCTGGGCTCTGCCGGGCGGCTTCGTCCGGGAGAACGAGGACCTGGACGGTGCCGCCGCGCGCGAGCTGGTGGAGGAGACCGGGCTCTGCGTGCACGACCCGGGCGCCCCCGGGCCCGTACCCGGGACCGGGGCGCATCTGGAGCAGCTCGCGACCTACGGGGCGCCCGACCGGGACCCTCGCATGCGCGTGGTGAGCGTGGCTCATCTGGCGTTGGCCCCGGACCTTCCGGCGCCGCGCGCGGGCGGTGACGCCAACAGCGCGCGCTGGGCACCCGTCGAGGACCTGCTCGTACCGGAGGGGGCCGGAGCGCACGAGGACGGGCAGCCGGAGCCGCTCGCCTTCGACCACGCCCGGATCCTGGCCGACGGGGTGGAACGCGCCCGCTCCAAGATCGAGTACTCCTCGCTGGCCACGGCGTTCTGCCCGTCGGAGTTCACCGTCGGTGAGCTCCGCCGGGTCTACGAGGCCGTGTGGGGGGTGGCGCTCGACCCGCGCAACTTCCACCGGAAGGTGACCGGCACGCCCGGCTTCCTCGTTCCGGCCGGCGGCACCACGACCCGTCAGGGCGGCCGCCCCGCCCAGTTGTTCCGTGCTGGTGGGGCCACCCTGCTGAACCCGCCGATGCTCCGCCCGGAGGTCTGA